From the genome of Varibaculum prostatecancerukia, one region includes:
- a CDS encoding DUF3824 domain-containing protein, producing MSFPDNSYQPGNPPVENPPAGYPPYSYPGQAGNEFNEQYPYPPAGYPGGSGYPAGSQYPAGSGYPSGMPQPPQGTDLSWLLNSIKQNRIWFIPISVLFILVGYIISAVSRFSADAAIGTSWLFLGIGHALLVAFMLSGLRQVGKFTKAAAWIATVVISAGWLCLLIDITLMISRYRSSLTTVLIFCILVVLMLIGGIITGSILSSKAQEPASAGAILIVSLFLLLSATTTPVIHAVGMLLLIGAAACSVIKPRPAYFVLLAVTAVIGLTNFIIGLSSEDAACFLGKNRANHGTSLYGSLFGSELEKVGWIYWIIGGLTWVFSLVVLAACVLAIYQTISRQPVTDLTEVFRNNSQPNPYSGYYQQGQYPPAGYPQQPYYRGQVSPVPPNGSGQQFSQFQAPQQQSFMPPNPPQGPQPPLNN from the coding sequence ATGTCGTTCCCTGATAATTCCTATCAACCTGGAAATCCGCCAGTAGAAAATCCCCCGGCAGGATATCCGCCCTATTCTTACCCCGGGCAAGCCGGTAACGAATTCAATGAACAATACCCCTATCCCCCGGCAGGCTATCCGGGTGGATCAGGCTACCCCGCTGGCTCACAGTATCCTGCGGGATCGGGCTACCCCAGTGGCATGCCTCAGCCTCCGCAAGGTACTGACTTGTCTTGGCTGCTGAACAGCATCAAGCAAAATCGAATTTGGTTTATTCCTATTTCGGTATTGTTCATCCTAGTTGGTTACATAATCAGTGCTGTTTCCAGATTTTCTGCAGACGCAGCTATTGGTACCAGTTGGTTATTCCTAGGTATCGGACATGCCCTGCTAGTGGCTTTTATGCTTTCTGGGCTGCGGCAGGTAGGAAAGTTCACTAAAGCAGCCGCTTGGATTGCAACCGTGGTAATCAGTGCAGGTTGGCTTTGTTTACTAATCGATATCACCCTAATGATCTCTAGATATAGATCATCTCTAACCACCGTACTAATCTTTTGTATCTTGGTGGTTCTGATGCTGATCGGAGGGATAATCACGGGATCAATCCTTTCGAGCAAAGCCCAAGAACCAGCCTCTGCGGGTGCCATTCTGATCGTCAGTCTGTTCCTATTACTGTCTGCCACCACCACGCCGGTTATTCATGCCGTGGGAATGTTGCTTTTGATAGGGGCGGCTGCTTGTTCAGTTATTAAGCCGCGTCCCGCCTACTTTGTTTTACTAGCGGTTACGGCAGTTATCGGGCTCACCAATTTCATCATTGGACTTTCCTCTGAGGACGCAGCTTGCTTCTTGGGAAAGAACCGCGCCAATCACGGAACTAGCTTGTATGGAAGTCTTTTTGGTTCCGAGTTAGAAAAAGTCGGTTGGATTTACTGGATAATCGGAGGATTAACTTGGGTATTTTCCCTGGTAGTACTGGCGGCTTGCGTCTTGGCAATCTACCAGACCATTTCCCGGCAACCGGTCACTGATCTCACCGAAGTATTTAGAAACAACTCGCAGCCGAACCCGTATTCGGGGTATTACCAGCAGGGGCAATATCCTCCCGCCGGTTATCCGCAACAGCCTTATTACAGGGGGCAAGTCTCCCCGGTGCCACCAAACGGATCCGGTCAGCAGTTTTCACAATTCCAGGCGCCTCAGCAGCAATCCTTTATGCCGCCCAACCCGCCGCAAGGTCCGCAGCCGCCACTAAACAACTGA
- a CDS encoding carbon storage regulator, whose amino-acid sequence MLVLTRRRGEEIVIGDQVVITVVESHKDNVRIGIDAPRELTIRRGELLDEAARERLGLQGPGPVNKTETPEQ is encoded by the coding sequence ATGCTAGTACTGACCCGTCGACGCGGCGAAGAAATTGTAATTGGAGACCAAGTGGTGATCACGGTGGTGGAATCCCATAAAGATAATGTCCGTATCGGGATTGATGCCCCTCGTGAGCTCACTATTCGGCGCGGAGAACTTCTTGATGAAGCCGCCCGGGAGCGTCTAGGTTTACAAGGACCCGGGCCGGTTAATAAAACGGAAACTCCTGAGCAATAA
- a CDS encoding Re/Si-specific NAD(P)(+) transhydrogenase subunit alpha: protein MRIGVPKEPTPDQTLVAATPDTVKKLIKLGYEVLVEQGAGEKAAYLDEQYLTAGAEIVDTQAAWQADIVTVLDTPPTSYLDLIRPGALLIARMAPARHPETVDALVERGLTGFAMDTVPRISRAQSMDVLSSMSNVSGYRAVIEAAESFGRLFTGQVTAAGKIPPAKVYVIGVGVAGLAAIGTANSMGAQVSATDVRSETAEQAESVGATFVPIPIAQEKSDDGYAKEMSADQADAATKLYTEQAACHDIVITTANIPGRRSPLLITKEAVARMAPGSVIVDMAAAGGGNCELTRPGEKVVTENGVTIIGYTDLAGRLPGQSSQLYGQNIVNLFKLITPEKDGNYVLDMEDEVVRGITVAKGGENMFPPPAIKVHAAPAPEKTDSVADAAETARKKAEEAASKKRKRLLWAAVGIVLGLALIAATPKPLIPYYFILMLAIVVGFYVITSVTHSLHTPLMSETNAISGIILVGAILQVGSANPVVSALSFLAILVASINIFGGFSVTHRMLAMFRKEEN from the coding sequence GTGCGAATTGGAGTTCCTAAAGAGCCCACGCCAGACCAAACTTTGGTCGCCGCCACTCCGGATACGGTAAAGAAACTCATCAAACTGGGATATGAAGTCCTGGTGGAACAGGGGGCGGGCGAAAAAGCCGCCTACCTGGATGAGCAGTACTTGACCGCCGGTGCGGAAATCGTGGACACTCAGGCGGCCTGGCAGGCCGATATTGTAACTGTCCTAGATACCCCCCCAACTAGCTATCTGGATCTGATTCGACCCGGAGCGCTACTAATAGCCCGGATGGCTCCTGCCCGGCATCCCGAAACCGTAGATGCACTGGTAGAGCGGGGACTTACCGGGTTCGCGATGGACACGGTTCCGCGAATCTCGAGGGCACAATCCATGGATGTGCTTTCCTCCATGTCGAATGTGTCTGGGTATCGTGCGGTTATCGAGGCGGCAGAAAGTTTCGGACGTCTCTTTACCGGACAGGTAACTGCCGCCGGGAAAATCCCGCCCGCCAAGGTTTATGTGATTGGGGTGGGGGTAGCTGGTCTAGCAGCTATCGGTACCGCCAACTCCATGGGGGCTCAGGTCAGCGCCACTGACGTGCGCAGCGAAACCGCTGAGCAGGCTGAGTCAGTGGGAGCCACCTTCGTTCCTATCCCGATCGCACAGGAAAAATCGGATGACGGCTACGCCAAAGAAATGAGCGCTGATCAAGCCGATGCGGCCACCAAACTCTACACTGAGCAGGCCGCTTGCCACGATATCGTGATTACCACCGCGAATATTCCCGGCCGCCGCTCTCCGCTGTTAATCACTAAAGAGGCAGTAGCCCGGATGGCTCCCGGTTCGGTAATCGTTGATATGGCAGCAGCTGGCGGCGGGAACTGCGAGCTGACCCGCCCCGGTGAAAAGGTGGTTACCGAAAATGGGGTGACCATTATTGGTTACACCGATTTGGCCGGACGCCTACCTGGGCAGTCATCCCAGCTGTACGGACAAAATATCGTTAACCTGTTTAAACTGATCACTCCGGAAAAAGACGGAAACTACGTCCTCGATATGGAAGACGAAGTAGTCCGGGGGATCACGGTCGCTAAGGGCGGAGAAAATATGTTCCCCCCGCCTGCGATCAAGGTGCACGCTGCTCCCGCCCCAGAGAAAACCGATTCGGTTGCTGACGCCGCCGAGACCGCTCGTAAAAAGGCGGAAGAAGCTGCCTCTAAGAAGCGTAAACGTCTACTGTGGGCAGCAGTAGGGATTGTTTTGGGACTGGCGCTGATTGCCGCCACCCCCAAGCCGCTGATCCCCTACTACTTTATTTTGATGCTGGCGATTGTGGTGGGGTTCTATGTGATTACCTCAGTTACCCACTCGCTGCACACCCCGTTAATGAGTGAAACAAACGCCATCTCCGGAATTATTCTGGTAGGAGCGATTTTGCAGGTAGGCAGCGCTAACCCCGTGGTGTCAGCGCTTAGCTTCCTGGCAATCTTGGTGGCTTCGATTAACATTTTTGGCGGCTTCTCGGTGACGCACCGAATGCTGGCCATGTTCCGCAAGGAGGAGAACTAA
- the pntB gene encoding Re/Si-specific NAD(P)(+) transhydrogenase subunit beta, producing MSNVLFAVTPTLVASASKGEFWISRGQNIAYLVAALLFILALAGLSKNETALRGNRFGAIGMCLAVVATIAVALHNAGGPGYQSTLVTALLIAVAMIAGAIIGLWRAKTIPMTGMPELVAMLHSFVGLAAVLVGYNTFIHMPGEFKKAGVDAATAINPATVGFHLGEVGVGIFIGAVTLTGSIVAYLKLSGKINGAPLTLPGRNWLNAIAIIVSIVLIGVMVRGSHLSATAMTLTWMQWVAIIAMTVIALVLGLHLVAAIGGGDMPVVVSMLNSYSGWAAAAAGFMLGNDMLIIAGALVGSSGAYLSYIMCKAMNRSFISVILGGFGSDGGPAKGADTDYGDYTETSAAEVAQALKDSSSVIITPGYGMAQAQAQFPVADLTAKLRAAGVNVRFGIHPVAGRMPGHMNVLLAEAKVPYDVVLEMDEINDDFPDTDMVLVIGANDTVNPDATKPGSPIAGMPVLEVWKARQVVVFKRSMNPGYAGVQNPLFFNENTDMLFGDAKASVEEIVRNL from the coding sequence ATGAGTAATGTTCTATTTGCGGTAACTCCCACCCTGGTTGCCAGCGCTTCTAAGGGAGAATTTTGGATTAGCCGGGGACAAAACATTGCCTACCTGGTAGCGGCGCTGCTGTTCATTTTGGCACTCGCAGGTCTATCTAAGAACGAAACCGCCCTGCGCGGTAACCGTTTTGGGGCAATCGGAATGTGCCTGGCGGTAGTGGCTACCATTGCAGTGGCGTTGCACAACGCGGGCGGACCTGGATATCAATCCACCCTAGTAACCGCACTTTTGATTGCGGTAGCCATGATTGCGGGCGCGATTATCGGACTGTGGAGAGCCAAAACTATTCCTATGACCGGGATGCCGGAACTGGTAGCCATGCTGCACTCCTTCGTAGGTTTAGCGGCAGTGCTGGTTGGCTATAACACGTTTATCCATATGCCCGGAGAGTTTAAGAAAGCGGGTGTCGATGCGGCCACTGCGATTAACCCCGCTACGGTAGGTTTCCACCTCGGTGAAGTCGGGGTAGGGATTTTCATCGGTGCCGTTACCTTGACTGGCTCTATCGTCGCCTACTTGAAACTGTCTGGAAAAATCAATGGCGCACCCCTGACGCTGCCGGGACGCAATTGGCTGAACGCTATTGCCATTATCGTGTCCATCGTGCTCATCGGGGTGATGGTTCGCGGATCGCATCTCAGTGCCACCGCTATGACCTTGACCTGGATGCAATGGGTAGCGATTATCGCCATGACTGTAATCGCCCTGGTGTTGGGGCTGCACTTGGTGGCCGCCATCGGTGGCGGCGACATGCCGGTAGTAGTTTCGATGCTTAACTCTTACTCGGGTTGGGCAGCGGCGGCAGCAGGCTTCATGTTGGGCAACGACATGCTGATTATTGCCGGCGCCCTAGTAGGCTCCTCCGGTGCCTACCTGTCCTACATCATGTGTAAAGCCATGAACCGTTCGTTTATCTCCGTGATTTTGGGAGGATTCGGTTCTGATGGGGGACCGGCAAAAGGCGCAGATACCGATTACGGTGACTACACCGAAACCAGCGCAGCCGAGGTCGCCCAAGCGCTAAAGGACTCCTCCAGCGTGATTATTACCCCCGGTTACGGTATGGCGCAGGCACAAGCCCAGTTCCCAGTAGCGGATCTGACTGCCAAGCTGCGTGCTGCGGGAGTAAATGTGCGCTTCGGGATTCACCCGGTAGCCGGACGGATGCCCGGACATATGAACGTGCTGCTGGCAGAAGCCAAAGTACCCTATGACGTGGTGCTAGAAATGGATGAGATTAACGATGACTTCCCCGACACCGACATGGTTTTGGTGATCGGCGCAAATGACACCGTTAATCCCGATGCCACCAAGCCGGGCAGCCCAATCGCGGGAATGCCGGTACTGGAAGTGTGGAAAGCTCGCCAGGTAGTGGTGTTTAAGCGTTCGATGAATCCCGGTTATGCCGGGGTGCAAAATCCGCTGTTCTTTAACGAGAACACCGATATGCTTTTTGGCGACGCGAAAGCCTCGGTAGAAGAGATCGTGCGCAACCTCTAA